From the Octadecabacter antarcticus 307 genome, one window contains:
- a CDS encoding carbohydrate ABC transporter permease has protein sequence MGANKMMDRYTKLQTVGLYAAIAVFLLFMLLPFLEMFLTSLRPLQHLFRRPYQFWSEDFSFDAYSDMWVTVPLLGRYIFNSIFIATSVTFLTMIFVVPAAYAYARLDFPFKSASLAGFLAVNMFAGAVLLIPLYRVLRMMGLLNTYWAMIVPGVAFLIPTGIWLLRSYLEKIPRELEEAAFVDGASRMYTLRRVVLPLATPGLIVVGVTVFISAYSQQFIFAITFNQTRELQPLPAGLYEFIGYQSVTWNEMMAAALVGVLPVMVVFLFLQKYLVAGLTAGAVKE, from the coding sequence ATGGGAGCAAATAAGATGATGGACCGGTACACCAAGCTGCAGACAGTTGGGCTTTATGCCGCGATCGCAGTGTTCTTGTTGTTCATGCTGCTGCCGTTTTTGGAAATGTTTTTGACATCGTTGCGGCCATTGCAACACCTGTTCCGCAGACCCTATCAGTTTTGGTCGGAGGATTTCAGCTTTGACGCTTATTCAGATATGTGGGTGACGGTTCCCCTTCTCGGCCGCTACATCTTTAACTCTATTTTTATCGCAACTTCTGTCACTTTCCTGACCATGATTTTTGTGGTGCCGGCGGCATATGCTTATGCGCGTCTGGACTTTCCGTTCAAAAGTGCGTCGCTTGCTGGTTTTTTGGCCGTGAACATGTTTGCTGGTGCTGTCTTGTTGATCCCGCTTTACCGGGTGCTGCGAATGATGGGCCTGCTGAACACATATTGGGCGATGATTGTTCCGGGCGTGGCGTTCCTGATCCCGACTGGCATCTGGCTGCTGCGTTCCTATCTTGAAAAAATCCCGCGTGAGCTGGAAGAGGCCGCGTTCGTTGACGGAGCAAGCCGCATGTATACGCTGCGTCGGGTGGTTTTACCGCTGGCGACGCCGGGGTTGATCGTGGTCGGCGTGACGGTCTTTATCAGCGCGTATTCACAACAATTTATCTTCGCAATCACATTCAACCAAACCCGAGAGCTACAACCGCTGCCCGCTGGTTTGTACGAATTCATCGGCTACCAGTCGGTGACTTGGAACGAAATGATGGCCGCCGCTTTGGTGGGTGTTCTGCCTGTCATGGTCGTCTTCTTGTTCCTTCAAAAATACCTCGTTGCCGGTTTAACGGCAGGGGCTGTCAAAGAATAA
- a CDS encoding ROK family protein yields MIAAGIDAGGTKIEVQLFNADWLVVESKRIASPTDYDQLVAAIADLISWVDAQVGKIIPVGLGFPGLIDRNTGFALTANLPTTGRPLPRDINVACSRNITFLNDCRALALSEAVFGHGKGHRTVLSLILGTGIGGGIAIDGVLWSGPNDISGEFGHTPLAAHLVQEFDLPLVRCGCGRMGCVETLIAGPGLARLAAALTGIQASPPELMHLRATNPTIQRVWDIWCKITAELLHSIILTVDPDVIILGGGLSKIDSIAADLQIALHGIQLAALRDTRILCAQGGDASGARGAAFAALHEARHV; encoded by the coding sequence ATGATTGCGGCTGGTATCGACGCTGGCGGCACGAAAATAGAGGTGCAATTGTTTAATGCCGACTGGCTGGTGGTTGAAAGCAAACGCATTGCATCACCAACAGATTACGACCAGTTGGTTGCAGCAATTGCGGACCTGATTTCGTGGGTCGATGCGCAAGTGGGGAAAATCATTCCAGTGGGCCTCGGGTTCCCCGGCCTGATTGATCGCAACACCGGTTTTGCACTGACGGCGAATTTACCCACTACGGGCAGACCTCTGCCGCGCGATATTAATGTGGCGTGCAGTCGCAACATTACTTTTTTGAACGATTGCCGCGCGCTTGCGTTGTCTGAGGCTGTATTTGGGCACGGTAAAGGCCACAGAACGGTTCTGTCATTGATCCTTGGGACCGGTATTGGCGGCGGAATTGCGATTGACGGCGTGCTGTGGTCGGGCCCCAATGATATTTCAGGTGAATTCGGCCACACGCCTCTGGCGGCCCATCTGGTGCAGGAATTCGATTTGCCGTTGGTGCGGTGCGGCTGTGGCCGGATGGGGTGCGTTGAAACTTTGATTGCTGGCCCCGGCCTAGCCCGTTTGGCTGCGGCCCTGACTGGAATCCAAGCATCACCGCCAGAATTGATGCACCTGCGCGCGACCAACCCTACAATACAACGGGTCTGGGATATCTGGTGTAAGATCACGGCGGAATTGCTGCACAGTATTATTTTGACGGTCGACCCTGATGTGATCATTTTGGGCGGTGGTCTGTCCAAAATCGACAGCATCGCGGCTGATCTACAGATTGCGTTGCATGGCATCCAACTGGCTGCGCTGCGTGACACACGTATTTTATGTGCCCAAGGCGGTGACGCAAGTGGCGCACGTGGGGCCGCATTTGCAGCGCTTCACGAGGCCCGACATGTCTGA
- a CDS encoding SIS domain-containing protein: protein MRNSASLDRWDTWREIHSQPTIWSAWGRDFDPAPLRDWIDEQHVDEVLFCGAGTSAFIGDIIVAGLEGQVGPRLRSVPSTDLVARPQAFLRGKRPLLVSFGRSGNSTESIGTLDALDALAPTAPRLHITCNGDGALAQRPSMGPSKVIVLPPETHDAGFAMTSSFSTMLLTALALFDSPCDFSARMDGMATELTRLLPIFGAATNDVAARSVYLGTGPLARAARESALKVLELTAGQTPTLSDSTLGFRHGPKSFVTDGTNITVFLSPQSPADAYETDLVAELRNQFPSAAVTTIGAGGDIEIVMPAGPTWAAPLCVAASQVSGVIWSDALGLNVDNPFAGQGTLSRVVDGVKLYPVAT from the coding sequence ATGAGAAATTCAGCATCACTTGACCGTTGGGACACTTGGCGTGAAATACATTCACAGCCCACCATTTGGTCGGCATGGGGGCGCGATTTTGATCCGGCACCCTTGCGTGACTGGATCGACGAACAGCACGTTGATGAGGTCTTGTTTTGCGGTGCCGGCACCAGTGCCTTTATCGGTGATATTATTGTTGCGGGCCTTGAAGGGCAGGTTGGCCCACGTCTGCGATCAGTGCCAAGCACTGATCTGGTCGCGCGCCCGCAGGCGTTCTTGCGCGGCAAACGCCCATTGCTGGTCAGCTTTGGACGATCAGGAAACAGTACTGAGAGTATTGGCACGCTGGATGCATTGGACGCGTTGGCGCCAACGGCCCCGCGTTTGCATATCACCTGCAACGGTGACGGCGCATTGGCACAGCGTCCAAGCATGGGGCCTTCCAAGGTCATTGTTCTCCCCCCTGAAACCCACGACGCGGGTTTTGCCATGACGTCCAGCTTTTCCACAATGTTGCTTACGGCGTTGGCGCTGTTTGATTCGCCCTGTGATTTCTCGGCGCGGATGGATGGGATGGCGACTGAACTGACCCGATTGTTACCGATCTTCGGTGCGGCCACGAATGATGTTGCGGCGCGCAGTGTTTATCTGGGGACAGGCCCCTTGGCCCGTGCCGCACGAGAGTCTGCGTTGAAGGTTTTAGAGTTGACGGCAGGACAAACGCCGACATTATCTGACAGTACGTTGGGGTTCCGACATGGGCCAAAATCGTTTGTAACAGATGGTACAAACATAACGGTGTTTCTAAGCCCGCAGTCACCTGCGGATGCGTATGAAACTGATTTGGTCGCCGAACTGCGAAACCAGTTTCCCAGTGCTGCGGTCACGACAATCGGCGCAGGCGGCGACATTGAAATCGTAATGCCCGCTGGTCCAACTTGGGCTGCTCCGCTGTGTGTCGCCGCATCACAAGTGAGCGGGGTTATTTGGTCCGATGCATTAGGTCTGAATGTGGACAATCCATTTGCGGGCCAAGGTACCCTGAGCCGTGTTGTTGATGGTGTTAAACTCTATCCGGTGGCGACATGA
- a CDS encoding Gfo/Idh/MocA family protein yields the protein MKVVTAGIGLRAAHVLSIFKETMPEMEIVGFYDPQPTHLHLIGDDVPQFGDVAQMLEHTQPDLFFVASPNCFHFEHIKLGLAAGVRMFSEKPVVTTKADTIELAGLLAEHGTDQVIVGLVLRHSQHMIDLRAVLDDLGPITSLEASEHIAPYHGAFFMRDWRRMVAWSGGFMLEKCCHDLDIYNMVTRSRPKRVASFGGRKSFTAEFTPTSNTENEIMHRKASVWESCDDAFLSDGDIIDYQTAIIQYESGASLSFHTNLNVPDEHRRFCMMGALGMAEGDFSRGFLNVTARDGHTIAEHDYTKGDPAKNSAHYGADHMMVADIVAFLRGETSGLPVGVVDALEAGLAAMAVDEARISGTIVDMTVTWAQFDGFGLRA from the coding sequence ATGAAAGTTGTAACTGCGGGAATTGGTCTGCGCGCAGCGCATGTCCTGTCGATCTTCAAAGAAACTATGCCAGAAATGGAGATTGTGGGGTTTTATGATCCACAGCCCACACACCTGCATTTGATCGGCGATGACGTTCCCCAGTTTGGTGATGTCGCGCAAATGCTGGAACACACACAGCCGGATCTGTTCTTTGTCGCCTCTCCGAATTGCTTTCACTTCGAACATATTAAACTTGGTCTCGCGGCTGGCGTGCGGATGTTTTCCGAAAAACCTGTGGTCACGACCAAGGCTGACACCATCGAATTAGCGGGGCTGCTGGCGGAACATGGCACCGATCAGGTGATTGTCGGATTGGTGTTGCGGCATTCGCAACATATGATTGATTTGCGCGCGGTTCTGGATGACCTCGGGCCGATCACGTCCCTTGAAGCCAGCGAACACATCGCCCCGTATCACGGTGCGTTTTTCATGCGCGACTGGCGGCGCATGGTGGCTTGGTCTGGTGGGTTCATGTTGGAAAAATGTTGCCACGATCTTGATATCTACAACATGGTGACGCGCAGCCGGCCCAAGCGCGTCGCAAGCTTTGGTGGACGTAAATCGTTTACCGCAGAATTTACGCCGACGTCTAACACAGAAAACGAGATTATGCACCGTAAGGCGTCTGTCTGGGAAAGCTGTGATGATGCTTTCCTATCTGATGGCGACATCATCGATTACCAAACGGCGATTATTCAATACGAGTCCGGTGCGTCGCTGTCGTTTCATACCAATTTGAATGTGCCTGACGAACACCGGCGGTTCTGCATGATGGGCGCTCTTGGCATGGCCGAAGGTGATTTTAGCCGTGGTTTTCTAAACGTCACAGCCCGTGACGGCCATACGATTGCAGAACATGATTACACCAAAGGCGACCCAGCAAAAAACAGTGCCCATTACGGTGCGGACCACATGATGGTCGCAGATATCGTGGCCTTCTTGCGCGGTGAAACCAGCGGCCTTCCTGTCGGTGTCGTCGACGCGCTTGAGGCCGGATTGGCCGCGATGGCTGTGGATGAAGCCCGTATCAGCGGCACAATAGTCGATATGACAGTCACTTGGGCGCAATTTGACGGCTTTGGGTTGCGCGCATGA
- a CDS encoding ABC transporter substrate-binding protein, producing MNFIKITLGAALLSGTAMMAQADGHAQELHFIMCGGEIRDADQAVVDQFVADNDGVTVNLEAVPWGTCQDKSLTLAAAGDPPSIAYMGSRTLRQLANNDLIVPANIDPETMYQPGVLNTVTIEGTQWGYPHAFSTKALYINCDIVEEAGMECVAPATWGAMYDMAKGINDNTDVAGIGLAGKDFDNTMHQFLNYLYSNGGVVIDPETGESRLDSAETRETLEFYGSLADVAQEGPTAWERDQLKDLFNDAGIGMYVSGPWGYGQHNEDINQLVAPIPAGPSGVSGSILITDSVVVFKGSGHEELAQELAQLITSGDSQYDLDSSWGLTPILDYEAMGRTDVYYSDGIWPNFTQAISTGGPEPLVEDFKSLQSVFTNMIQGIILKDDTVDNLVTIAGEELADAL from the coding sequence ATGAACTTTATAAAAATCACACTTGGAGCGGCGTTGCTGTCGGGAACTGCCATGATGGCGCAGGCGGACGGCCATGCGCAAGAGCTACACTTTATTATGTGTGGCGGCGAAATTCGCGATGCGGATCAAGCTGTTGTAGATCAGTTTGTTGCGGACAACGACGGCGTCACCGTCAACCTCGAAGCGGTTCCTTGGGGCACGTGCCAAGACAAATCGCTGACCCTGGCTGCTGCTGGTGATCCACCTTCCATCGCCTACATGGGATCGCGCACATTGCGTCAGCTGGCCAACAACGATCTGATCGTGCCAGCAAACATCGACCCAGAAACCATGTATCAGCCAGGTGTTTTGAACACGGTGACGATCGAGGGCACGCAGTGGGGGTACCCGCACGCATTTTCGACCAAGGCGCTTTATATCAACTGTGATATCGTCGAAGAGGCTGGCATGGAATGTGTTGCTCCGGCGACATGGGGCGCGATGTATGACATGGCCAAAGGCATCAATGACAACACAGATGTGGCTGGTATCGGTCTTGCGGGCAAAGACTTTGACAACACGATGCACCAGTTCCTGAACTACCTGTATTCCAACGGCGGCGTCGTGATCGACCCAGAGACAGGTGAATCCCGCTTGGACAGTGCCGAAACCCGCGAAACACTTGAGTTTTATGGCAGCCTCGCTGATGTGGCTCAAGAAGGTCCAACTGCCTGGGAACGTGATCAACTGAAAGACCTGTTCAACGATGCTGGCATCGGCATGTATGTGTCCGGTCCGTGGGGTTACGGCCAACACAACGAAGACATCAACCAACTCGTTGCTCCAATCCCGGCTGGCCCATCAGGCGTCAGCGGTTCGATCCTAATCACAGACAGCGTTGTGGTGTTCAAGGGGTCGGGCCACGAAGAACTGGCGCAGGAATTGGCACAACTGATCACATCAGGCGACAGTCAATATGACCTCGACAGCAGCTGGGGTCTAACACCGATCCTGGATTACGAAGCGATGGGCAGAACTGACGTCTATTATTCAGACGGCATCTGGCCAAACTTCACGCAGGCGATTTCGACAGGTGGTCCAGAGCCACTTGTCGAAGATTTCAAATCACTGCAATCCGTGTTCACCAACATGATCCAAGGTATCATCCTGAAGGACGACACAGTGGACAACTTGGTCACGATTGCTGGTGAAGAACTGGCCGACGCCCTGTAA
- a CDS encoding class II D-tagatose-bisphosphate aldolase non-catalytic subunit, with translation MSEVLRDIIKRNRAGQAVAIPSVCSAQADVILASLLRAQTLDRAIVIEATSNQVNQFGGYTGMRPSDFMAFVRGIAKAADVDLDRIQFGGDHLGPQVWRDESSDSAMAKAHELVTDYVRAGFTKIHLDCSEGCVSELAQLDDEITSARSAELARTCVNLADDLMFIVGTEVPPPGGARTDECGDIAATSPDAASATLALHMDKFGEIAALIGGLVVQPGVEFSPVQIHHLPMAKDPKLIQSIADWPSVCLEAHSTDYQHPQVFPRLAQLGFAFQKVGPALTLAYRQALYSLDIVRSLSSRGERHLSAALETAMLDDPRYWQSHYQGDAEQLLQQRHFGLADRIRYYWPVPSVQAAVQQLVVDLPRQIPDPILWQVFGQPVLDRAEDLAGSQIERLVRAQIQIALDPYFFDPSTGGTQ, from the coding sequence ATGTCTGAGGTGTTGCGTGATATCATCAAGCGCAATCGCGCAGGGCAAGCCGTGGCGATCCCGTCAGTGTGTTCAGCGCAAGCAGATGTCATTCTTGCGTCGCTGTTGCGGGCTCAAACGCTGGACCGCGCCATTGTGATCGAAGCAACCAGCAATCAGGTGAACCAATTTGGTGGCTACACTGGAATGCGTCCCAGTGATTTCATGGCGTTTGTTCGTGGTATTGCAAAGGCCGCCGATGTTGATCTTGACCGCATTCAATTTGGTGGTGATCATCTTGGGCCGCAGGTTTGGCGCGATGAAAGCTCGGATAGCGCGATGGCCAAAGCGCATGAACTGGTGACAGATTATGTGAGGGCCGGTTTCACAAAAATCCACTTGGATTGTTCCGAGGGCTGCGTAAGTGAGCTAGCCCAATTAGACGACGAAATCACCTCTGCTCGCTCTGCTGAACTCGCGCGAACCTGTGTGAACTTGGCTGATGATTTGATGTTTATTGTGGGCACCGAAGTGCCGCCGCCGGGCGGTGCACGCACAGATGAATGCGGTGATATTGCTGCAACGTCGCCTGATGCTGCCAGCGCGACTCTCGCGCTTCACATGGATAAGTTCGGTGAGATAGCGGCCCTAATTGGTGGCTTGGTGGTACAGCCGGGGGTGGAATTTTCACCGGTGCAGATCCACCACCTCCCCATGGCTAAAGACCCGAAACTGATCCAATCGATTGCGGATTGGCCATCTGTTTGCCTAGAGGCACATTCTACCGATTATCAGCACCCACAGGTGTTTCCACGCCTCGCCCAGCTTGGGTTTGCCTTTCAAAAAGTCGGTCCCGCGCTGACGCTCGCATACCGCCAAGCGTTGTATTCTCTCGATATTGTGCGCAGTTTGTCGTCGCGCGGCGAACGGCATTTATCCGCGGCCTTAGAAACTGCAATGTTGGACGATCCGCGGTACTGGCAAAGTCATTATCAAGGTGACGCAGAGCAGCTATTACAGCAGCGCCACTTTGGATTGGCGGACAGGATCAGATATTATTGGCCAGTCCCTTCTGTGCAGGCTGCGGTGCAGCAACTTGTTGTTGATCTGCCCCGCCAAATTCCCGATCCTATTTTGTGGCAGGTCTTTGGCCAGCCTGTTCTTGATCGTGCAGAAGACCTAGCGGGTTCGCAGATCGAACGACTTGTTCGGGCGCAAATCCAAATCGCGCTTGATCCGTATTTCTTTGATCCTTCGACAGGGGGCACGCAATGA
- a CDS encoding SIS domain-containing protein, translating into MANEAAQAMAVFCASASQDLTALVAQQGIGDAKAIYTIARGSSDAVANILSYEFMRELGVPVTSLPPSVFSLGRGVDVGGAAVLIISQSGASDDLVYSAKGAAAKGAKVIAITNQPYSSVEKAAALAIPIGAGAELAVPATKTVVGSIAAGTALLSALVPSYGLRAKSAIDCLRAISTVHPKADDLRASFLRARHVYVIGRDTGYGAAHEVALKLKECCALHAEAYSASEVLHGPLQLATNPLMVLILDTGAGNIKASLDQAEARFRAVGCDVQRISPADLGARDLTPAAAAALMLAVMYQIILKTALALGLNPDAPETLSKVTKTT; encoded by the coding sequence ATGGCCAACGAGGCCGCGCAGGCCATGGCTGTGTTTTGTGCATCGGCCAGTCAGGATCTAACTGCGCTGGTCGCACAGCAAGGTATTGGTGATGCCAAGGCGATTTATACGATCGCGCGGGGGTCATCGGATGCCGTCGCAAATATTCTAAGCTATGAATTTATGCGTGAATTGGGTGTGCCGGTGACATCGTTGCCACCATCAGTGTTCTCGCTCGGGCGCGGTGTGGATGTTGGTGGAGCTGCGGTTCTTATCATCTCACAATCCGGGGCCAGCGATGATCTGGTGTATTCCGCCAAGGGCGCAGCTGCCAAAGGTGCCAAAGTTATTGCCATCACCAATCAGCCCTATTCGTCCGTGGAAAAAGCGGCGGCACTGGCGATTCCGATCGGTGCGGGGGCCGAACTTGCGGTACCAGCCACAAAAACGGTCGTCGGGTCAATTGCTGCTGGAACGGCATTGCTGTCGGCTTTGGTCCCGTCTTACGGTTTGCGCGCAAAATCAGCGATCGATTGCCTGCGTGCAATTTCAACGGTTCATCCAAAGGCAGACGACTTGCGTGCATCGTTTCTGCGGGCGCGGCATGTCTATGTCATTGGTCGTGATACGGGGTACGGGGCCGCCCATGAAGTGGCTCTCAAACTCAAAGAATGCTGCGCCCTTCATGCAGAGGCTTATTCCGCATCCGAGGTTTTGCACGGCCCATTACAATTGGCGACTAACCCTCTTATGGTCTTGATCCTCGATACGGGCGCGGGCAATATAAAAGCCAGCCTAGATCAGGCCGAAGCACGGTTTCGCGCTGTTGGATGTGACGTGCAGCGCATCAGTCCCGCTGATTTGGGGGCCCGCGACCTAACCCCTGCTGCCGCTGCTGCGCTTATGCTGGCAGTGATGTATCAGATCATTCTAAAGACGGCTTTGGCATTGGGGTTAAACCCTGATGCCCCTGAAACATTATCGAAGGTCACCAAAACCACATGA
- a CDS encoding ABC transporter ATP-binding protein gives MATLDLNQVSKSFGAAKVLHDINLAIEDKEFVVFVGPSGCGKSTLLRIIAGLEEATTGSIIINGEDVSTAHPVDRGISMVFQSYALYPHLTVYENIAFPLRVQKLPKPELEEAVARAADILQLTDKLQLKPGQLSGGQRQRVAIGRSIVRNPKIFLFDEPLSNLDAALRGDMRVELSQLHKQLDATMVYVTHDQIEAMTMADRIVVLKDGRVEQFGSPMDLYHHPATRFVASFIGQPNMNFVPATVTGTKGGLAVDLEGGHQMVLPVDTTGVAKGDPVEVGIRPEDVALGESGLDISIRVLERLGGATITYGTIGSAETRFCSSLAGNAPIEQGTNMTLTIAPESCHVFNANGDVLSRLTVPEQTR, from the coding sequence ATGGCGACTCTCGACTTGAACCAGGTCAGCAAATCTTTTGGTGCCGCCAAAGTGCTTCACGACATCAATTTGGCCATAGAAGACAAGGAGTTTGTGGTGTTTGTTGGGCCGTCAGGGTGTGGCAAGTCAACGCTTCTGCGGATCATCGCGGGGCTTGAAGAAGCGACGACGGGCAGCATCATCATCAACGGTGAGGATGTAAGCACCGCGCATCCCGTTGATCGCGGCATCTCAATGGTGTTTCAATCTTATGCCCTTTATCCGCACCTGACTGTCTATGAAAACATTGCGTTTCCACTGCGGGTCCAGAAATTGCCCAAACCAGAACTGGAAGAAGCAGTTGCGCGCGCGGCTGACATTTTGCAGTTGACTGACAAATTGCAACTCAAGCCCGGCCAATTGTCTGGCGGTCAGCGTCAACGCGTCGCGATTGGACGATCCATTGTGCGAAATCCGAAGATATTCTTGTTTGACGAACCGCTGTCCAACCTTGATGCGGCTTTGCGCGGCGACATGCGCGTGGAACTAAGCCAGCTTCACAAACAGCTCGATGCCACGATGGTCTACGTCACTCATGATCAAATCGAAGCGATGACAATGGCGGACCGGATCGTTGTCCTGAAAGATGGCAGGGTTGAGCAGTTTGGCTCTCCGATGGACCTATATCATCACCCCGCAACCAGATTTGTAGCCAGCTTTATCGGTCAACCGAATATGAACTTTGTGCCTGCGACCGTGACCGGAACCAAGGGCGGTCTTGCCGTTGATCTGGAGGGTGGTCATCAAATGGTGCTGCCGGTCGATACAACTGGGGTCGCGAAAGGTGACCCAGTTGAGGTCGGCATTCGACCCGAAGACGTTGCACTGGGCGAGTCCGGTTTGGATATCTCAATCCGAGTCCTAGAGCGTCTTGGCGGTGCGACGATCACATACGGGACGATCGGGTCTGCTGAAACGCGGTTCTGCAGCTCTCTCGCGGGGAATGCACCGATTGAGCAAGGCACAAACATGACCCTAACCATCGCACCAGAATCCTGCCATGTTTTCAATGCGAACGGCGATGTGTTGTCGCGTCTGACTGTGCCGGAACAAACACGATGA